One genomic segment of Micromonospora sp. WMMC415 includes these proteins:
- a CDS encoding glutamate ABC transporter substrate-binding protein — protein MRVTRAAVVVVAALSFATGACGGDDSGPGVIEKATETGTLAIGVIPDQPGLSLKTDGTYVGFDVEIGKIVAKGLGVDPANIQWKDTSLPDREQAIKEGVVDFVIAAYTINAARKKEIRFAGPYYVAGQDLLVRADSTIRGPEELEGKVVCSNAGSTSARRIRSQYPNTRLQQYDQDIRCLADLESGAVDAVSTDDVVLLGYSMRPENVGKFKLVGKTFSEEPYGIGLKKKDKAGCERINEILKTAARNGSYEAAWEATLGKGGKPVPTLDVSKMTHCSA, from the coding sequence ATGCGTGTCACGCGGGCGGCGGTCGTCGTGGTCGCGGCACTCTCCTTCGCCACCGGCGCCTGCGGTGGGGACGACAGCGGCCCCGGTGTCATCGAAAAGGCCACGGAGACCGGGACGCTCGCCATCGGCGTGATTCCCGACCAGCCGGGCCTCAGCCTGAAGACCGATGGCACCTACGTGGGCTTCGACGTCGAGATCGGGAAGATCGTCGCCAAGGGACTCGGCGTCGACCCGGCCAACATCCAGTGGAAGGACACCAGCCTGCCGGACCGCGAACAGGCCATCAAGGAGGGTGTGGTCGACTTCGTCATTGCCGCCTACACGATCAACGCGGCGCGCAAGAAGGAGATCAGGTTCGCCGGGCCGTACTACGTCGCCGGCCAGGACCTCTTGGTCAGGGCCGACTCGACCATCCGGGGGCCGGAGGAACTCGAAGGCAAGGTCGTCTGCTCGAACGCCGGCTCAACGTCAGCCCGGCGGATCCGGTCGCAGTACCCGAATACCAGGTTGCAGCAGTACGACCAGGACATCAGGTGTCTGGCGGACCTCGAGTCGGGCGCGGTCGACGCGGTGAGCACCGACGATGTCGTCCTCCTCGGCTACTCCATGCGGCCGGAGAACGTGGGCAAGTTCAAGCTGGTGGGCAAGACCTTCTCCGAGGAGCCCTACGGCATCGGGCTGAAGAAGAAGGACAAGGCCGGCTGCGAGAGGATCAACGAGATTCTGAAGACCGCTGCGCGGAACGGGTCGTACGAGGCGGCCTGGGAGGCCACGTTGGGCAAGGGCGGCAAGCCGGTACCGACCCTGGACGTCAGCAAGATGACCCACTGCAGTGCATGA
- a CDS encoding triacylglycerol lipase, which produces MRPERVRLLWLLVLTAAPAAAVAAVLYAVNFTSAFGLAPQASAITPYGAFFDLRWVLVYHNSWAMFAGLLLGAIVFRGLFSAVLVALAWPAERPRPSFRRLARRNLTFAAVVVVILSPWTALAVVASDVSLAYFQFLVLVPVMILAPLLQRGGIVPDWWRGLPSAATVGWSLLNFVTLTAGAALVWSVPDWLTVPAAALAGSVNGLLWQRKVRATVLQQRVRWSRVPVTPLVVALVVSSLLLVEYVEDLGARGAGQSLQPIDALPEFGDIGHPVIFLGGYNSAHHGDPSESQPPIVRFSYRGTDHHGKPVFYSPVDTHQSLSTSAQLLAMQVDQLHSRSGKPVSLVGQSEGALVVRYYLERYPHPAVDTVVLDSPILRAGRAYYPPPQARSGWGIATGWQLRGMFKLMEATSEAPDTPDSPFIRSLLDDAPFYRNHLLCPVPGVRMIALLPIVDAITVPAELNAQIPVIQMPGFHGHLIDRPAGLRHLADHLTGKPPSNLLRWEYSALQRFAGAWQAPALPLALNPAWDAADEPDAALRREPCPP; this is translated from the coding sequence GTGCGCCCTGAGCGAGTACGTCTGCTGTGGCTGCTCGTCCTGACCGCCGCGCCGGCGGCGGCCGTGGCGGCCGTGTTGTACGCCGTCAACTTCACCTCGGCGTTCGGCCTGGCGCCCCAGGCCAGTGCGATCACGCCGTACGGGGCGTTCTTCGACCTGCGCTGGGTGCTGGTCTATCACAACTCCTGGGCCATGTTCGCCGGACTGCTGCTGGGCGCCATCGTGTTCCGCGGACTGTTCTCGGCCGTACTGGTTGCGCTCGCCTGGCCGGCCGAGCGGCCGCGCCCGTCGTTTCGCCGGCTGGCCAGGCGCAACCTGACCTTCGCGGCCGTCGTCGTCGTGATTCTCTCGCCGTGGACCGCGCTAGCCGTGGTCGCCTCGGACGTCTCGCTGGCCTACTTCCAGTTCCTTGTGCTGGTGCCGGTGATGATCCTGGCCCCGCTGCTACAGCGGGGCGGGATCGTGCCGGACTGGTGGCGCGGCCTGCCGTCGGCCGCCACGGTCGGCTGGTCGCTGCTCAACTTCGTGACCCTCACCGCGGGCGCCGCGCTCGTCTGGTCCGTCCCGGACTGGTTGACGGTACCGGCAGCCGCCCTGGCCGGATCGGTCAACGGCCTGCTGTGGCAGCGGAAGGTGCGCGCCACGGTGCTCCAGCAACGGGTGCGGTGGTCCCGGGTGCCCGTAACGCCGCTGGTCGTCGCCTTGGTGGTGAGCAGCCTGCTGTTGGTCGAATACGTCGAGGACCTCGGGGCTCGCGGCGCCGGCCAGTCGCTGCAACCCATCGACGCCCTGCCAGAGTTCGGGGACATCGGCCACCCGGTGATCTTCCTCGGCGGCTACAACTCGGCCCACCATGGCGACCCGTCAGAGTCCCAGCCTCCCATCGTGCGCTTCTCGTACCGGGGCACCGACCACCACGGGAAGCCGGTGTTCTACTCGCCGGTCGACACCCACCAGTCGCTGTCCACCAGCGCCCAACTGCTCGCCATGCAGGTGGATCAGCTTCACTCGCGTAGCGGTAAGCCGGTCTCACTGGTCGGGCAGAGCGAAGGCGCCCTCGTCGTCCGCTACTACCTGGAACGCTACCCACACCCCGCAGTCGACACGGTGGTCCTGGACAGCCCGATCCTGCGGGCCGGGCGTGCCTACTACCCGCCGCCGCAGGCTCGTTCGGGCTGGGGCATCGCCACCGGTTGGCAGCTGCGCGGCATGTTCAAGCTGATGGAAGCCACCAGCGAGGCACCGGACACTCCCGACTCTCCGTTCATCCGCTCCCTGCTGGACGACGCGCCGTTCTACCGCAACCACCTGCTCTGCCCGGTGCCGGGCGTGCGGATGATCGCGCTACTGCCAATCGTCGACGCCATCACGGTCCCGGCGGAACTCAACGCCCAGATACCCGTGATCCAGATGCCCGGCTTCCACGGCCACCTGATCGACCGGCCGGCCGGACTGCGCCACCTGGCCGACCACCTCACCGGCAAGCCGCCGAGCAACCTGCTCCGTTGGGAATACTCGGCCCTCCAGCGGTTCGCCGGGGCATGGCAGGCGCCAGCCCTGCCGTTGGCACTCAACCCGGCATGGGATGCCGCCGACGAGCCGGATGCGGCATTGCGACGGGAACCCTGCCCGCCCTGA
- a CDS encoding alpha/beta hydrolase, which translates to MEPDVLGPPYERHTIDLGTDDEGPVVATLVRRRADRPTRRAVLYVHGFVDYFFQTHLADFFVERGWDFYALDLRKYGRSLLPRQTPNFCLDLDEYLPELDAAAEIIREDDGHDIVLGIGHSTGGLIISLWAHARRDAGLVDGLFLNSPFFDLNLPWVLRRPGAAAVARLARSAPRRVIRAGLGTVYGESLHADHRGEWRYDLAWKPLAGFPVRAGWLAAIRRGQQRLRAGLDIPVPVLVAASTRSFKGLKWQDGASLADAVLDVEHMVRWAPRLGRHVTLARFDGGLHDLTLSGPAVREKVLAEVGRWADAFLGAGPTVTAEERAAVEGAPPAPRRPEAEAAVPQG; encoded by the coding sequence GTGGAACCGGACGTGCTGGGGCCGCCGTACGAGCGGCACACGATCGACCTGGGCACCGACGACGAGGGCCCGGTGGTGGCCACCCTGGTCCGCCGCCGCGCCGACCGGCCCACCCGGCGGGCCGTGCTCTACGTCCACGGCTTCGTCGACTACTTCTTCCAGACCCACCTGGCCGACTTCTTCGTCGAGCGGGGCTGGGACTTCTACGCGCTGGACCTGCGGAAGTACGGGCGCAGCCTGCTCCCGCGCCAGACGCCGAACTTCTGCCTCGACCTCGACGAGTACCTTCCCGAGCTGGACGCGGCCGCCGAGATCATCCGCGAGGACGACGGGCACGACATCGTGCTCGGCATTGGTCACTCCACCGGCGGCCTGATCATCTCGCTCTGGGCGCACGCCCGACGCGACGCCGGCCTGGTCGACGGGCTCTTCCTCAACAGCCCCTTCTTCGACCTCAACCTTCCGTGGGTGCTGCGGCGACCCGGCGCGGCCGCCGTCGCGCGCCTGGCCCGCAGCGCGCCCAGGCGCGTCATCCGCGCCGGCCTCGGCACGGTGTACGGCGAGAGCCTCCACGCCGACCACCGCGGCGAGTGGAGGTACGACCTGGCCTGGAAACCGCTCGCCGGGTTCCCGGTGCGGGCCGGTTGGCTGGCCGCGATCCGCCGGGGCCAGCAGCGGCTCCGGGCCGGTCTCGACATCCCGGTGCCGGTGCTGGTCGCCGCGTCCACGCGGAGCTTCAAAGGGCTCAAGTGGCAGGACGGGGCCTCCCTCGCCGACGCCGTGCTGGACGTGGAGCACATGGTCCGCTGGGCGCCCCGGCTGGGCCGGCACGTCACCCTGGCCCGCTTCGACGGCGGCCTGCACGACCTCACGCTCTCCGGCCCCGCCGTACGCGAGAAGGTCCTCGCCGAGGTGGGGCGCTGGGCCGACGCCTTCCTCGGCGCCGGGCCGACGGTCACGGCGGAGGAGCGCGCGGCGGTGGAGGGCGCACCGCCGGCGCCCCGCCGGCCGGAGGCGGAGGCCGCCGTACCGCAGGGCTGA
- a CDS encoding HPF/RaiA family ribosome-associated protein, with the protein MSAVTNPATVAECLRVGAGFSQSDRAWIAEQFATLDARLAGFHADATELEVSVKDRAAKGQKVTLECWIAGRQKIVTTSTEEDLHAALNDVRDDLRRRLNDAKTRQEPRHNKHLRDTGPQPDDQQVGNTEPARADAETA; encoded by the coding sequence ATGAGCGCCGTGACCAATCCGGCCACCGTCGCGGAGTGCCTGCGCGTCGGAGCGGGCTTCTCGCAGAGCGACCGGGCCTGGATCGCGGAACAGTTCGCCACCCTCGACGCCCGGCTGGCCGGCTTCCACGCCGACGCCACCGAACTGGAGGTGTCGGTCAAGGACCGCGCGGCCAAGGGCCAGAAGGTCACCCTGGAGTGCTGGATCGCCGGCCGGCAGAAGATCGTCACCACCTCCACCGAGGAGGACCTGCACGCCGCGCTGAACGACGTGCGCGACGACCTGCGGCGCCGGCTGAACGACGCGAAGACCCGCCAGGAGCCCCGGCACAACAAGCACCTGCGCGACACCGGGCCGCAACCGGACGACCAGCAGGTCGGCAACACCGAGCCGGCCCGCGCCGACGCCGAGACGGCCTGA
- a CDS encoding single-stranded DNA-binding protein — protein sequence MFDTYVTIVGNVLTTPEWRRTTQSQTLVANFKVASTARRLDRDSGRWVDGNSLRVRVNCWRKLAEGVAASVMVGDPVIVCGRLYTRDWTDDAGNHRTLYELEAVAVGHDLSRGRGRFLRNRPTRATSAVEDAEAERRVHGEPTELVPPAEAPALPDARPLDDDFELPEFAAARSRSESLSFSGMDPLDGPLEAAPAEPDPEDDDSDLTEDSGEDAGPAGAPEPGLHGTADLVGETDRLGAADRETDPLGETDPLGGSEAGPVAGGRGRRGRNRVPTPA from the coding sequence ATGTTCGACACCTACGTCACGATCGTGGGCAACGTGCTCACCACACCCGAGTGGCGCCGTACCACCCAGAGCCAGACCCTGGTGGCCAACTTCAAGGTCGCCTCCACCGCCCGCCGCCTCGACCGCGACAGCGGCCGCTGGGTGGACGGGAACAGCCTCCGCGTCCGCGTGAACTGCTGGCGGAAGCTGGCCGAGGGCGTCGCCGCCTCGGTGATGGTCGGCGACCCGGTGATCGTGTGCGGGCGGCTCTACACCCGCGACTGGACCGACGACGCCGGCAACCACCGCACCCTCTACGAGCTGGAGGCCGTCGCCGTGGGGCACGACCTCTCCCGGGGGCGCGGCCGGTTCCTGCGCAACCGCCCGACGAGGGCGACCAGCGCCGTGGAGGACGCCGAGGCCGAGCGGCGCGTCCACGGCGAGCCGACCGAGCTGGTGCCGCCCGCCGAGGCGCCGGCCCTGCCCGATGCCCGGCCGCTCGACGACGACTTCGAGCTGCCCGAGTTCGCGGCGGCGCGAAGCCGGTCCGAGTCGCTGAGCTTCAGCGGGATGGACCCGCTGGACGGCCCGCTGGAAGCCGCGCCGGCCGAGCCCGACCCGGAGGACGACGACTCCGACCTGACCGAGGACTCCGGCGAGGACGCGGGCCCGGCCGGTGCTCCCGAGCCGGGCCTGCACGGGACGGCGGACCTGGTCGGGGAGACGGATCGGCTCGGTGCGGCGGACCGTGAGACGGACCCGCTCGGTGAGACGGACCCGCTCGGCGGGTCCGAGGCCGGGCCGGTTGCCGGTGGTCGGGGCCGGCGAGGCCGAAACCGGGTGCCGACGCCGGCCTGA
- a CDS encoding cobyric acid synthase, whose translation MSGGLLVAGTTSDAGKSVLTAGICRWLHRRGVKVAPFKAQNMSNNSAVVVGPDGRGGEIGRAQAMQAAACGVPPDLRFNPVLLKPGSDLASQVVLLGEAVDTITAGTFRQLRPRLAETAYAALAELRAAYDVVICEGAGSPAEVNLRAGDYVNMGLARHAGLPTIVVGDIDRGGVFAAMFGTVALLDPADQALIAGFVVNKFRGDLGLLRPGLDMLRQVTGRPTYGVLPWALDLWLDAEDSLAYGRVLGRPAGPRGDEWLDVAVVRLPRISNATDVEALATEPGVRVRLTVEPAELAAADLVVLPGSKSTVADLAWLRETGLADAVLAHAAAGRPLLGVCGGFQMLARAIHDPVESRRGSVPGLGLLPIEVTFDPRKTVRQSAGTAWGGVPVRGYEIHHGYVSSADPDLTPLLAYADGAGEGAVAGAVYGTHWHGAFESDAFRRRFLTEVARQAGRGGFRVAPDTSFAAAREGSLDLLGDLVEEHLDTDALWRLIEAGPPSGLPFIPPGAPIG comes from the coding sequence GTGAGCGGCGGCCTGCTGGTCGCCGGCACCACGTCCGACGCGGGCAAGAGCGTGCTCACCGCCGGCATCTGCCGCTGGCTGCACCGGCGGGGCGTGAAGGTCGCGCCGTTCAAGGCGCAGAACATGTCGAACAACTCCGCCGTGGTGGTCGGCCCGGACGGGCGCGGCGGGGAGATCGGGCGTGCCCAGGCCATGCAGGCGGCCGCCTGCGGGGTCCCGCCGGACCTGCGGTTCAACCCGGTGCTGCTCAAGCCGGGCAGCGACCTCGCCAGCCAGGTCGTGCTGCTGGGCGAGGCCGTCGACACGATCACGGCCGGCACGTTCCGGCAGCTGCGCCCCCGCCTCGCCGAGACCGCGTACGCGGCGCTGGCCGAGCTGCGGGCGGCGTACGACGTGGTGATCTGCGAGGGGGCGGGCAGCCCGGCGGAGGTCAACCTGCGGGCCGGCGACTACGTCAACATGGGGTTGGCCCGGCACGCCGGCCTACCCACGATCGTGGTCGGTGACATCGACCGGGGTGGCGTGTTCGCCGCGATGTTCGGCACCGTCGCCCTGCTCGACCCGGCCGACCAGGCCCTGATCGCCGGCTTCGTCGTCAACAAGTTCCGCGGCGACCTGGGGCTGCTCCGGCCGGGGCTGGACATGCTGCGCCAGGTCACCGGCCGCCCCACGTACGGGGTGCTGCCCTGGGCGCTCGACCTCTGGCTGGACGCGGAGGACTCGCTCGCGTACGGGCGGGTGCTGGGCCGTCCGGCCGGCCCGCGCGGCGACGAGTGGCTGGACGTGGCCGTGGTCCGGCTGCCCAGGATCAGCAACGCCACCGACGTCGAGGCGCTCGCCACCGAACCCGGCGTGCGGGTGCGCCTCACCGTCGAGCCGGCCGAACTCGCCGCCGCCGACCTGGTCGTGCTGCCCGGTTCGAAGTCGACCGTGGCGGACCTGGCCTGGTTGCGGGAGACCGGGCTGGCCGACGCGGTGCTGGCCCACGCCGCCGCCGGGCGCCCCCTGCTCGGCGTCTGCGGCGGGTTCCAGATGCTCGCCCGCGCGATCCACGACCCGGTGGAGAGCCGGCGGGGCAGCGTTCCCGGCCTCGGACTGCTGCCGATCGAGGTCACCTTCGACCCCCGCAAGACCGTGCGCCAGTCGGCCGGCACGGCGTGGGGCGGTGTCCCGGTCCGCGGCTACGAGATCCACCACGGGTACGTCTCGTCCGCCGACCCGGACCTCACCCCGCTGCTCGCGTACGCCGACGGTGCCGGCGAGGGCGCGGTCGCCGGGGCGGTGTACGGGACGCACTGGCACGGCGCGTTCGAGTCGGACGCCTTCCGCCGCCGCTTCCTGACCGAGGTGGCCCGGCAGGCCGGGCGGGGCGGCTTCCGGGTCGCCCCGGACACGTCCTTCGCCGCCGCCCGCGAAGGTTCGCTGGACCTGCTCGGCGACCTCGTCGAGGAGCACCTGGACACCGACGCGCTCTGGCGGCTCATCGAGGCCGGCCCGCCCTCCGGCCTCCCGTTCATCCCGCCGGGCGCCCCGATCGGGTGA
- a CDS encoding rhodanese-like domain-containing protein has protein sequence MSPGVDALLEQARAGVRRLTPHQAVEAVRTGALLIDIRTDAHRREQGDLPGAIVIDRTVLEWRLDPASAWRIPEATGYDLKIVVVCRQGYSSSLAVASLRALGLHRATDVIGGVDGWREAGLPMSDRPADVRY, from the coding sequence ATGAGTCCGGGCGTCGACGCCCTGCTGGAACAGGCCCGGGCCGGGGTGCGCCGGCTGACCCCGCACCAGGCGGTCGAGGCGGTCCGCACCGGGGCGTTGCTGATCGACATTCGCACCGACGCGCACCGGCGGGAGCAGGGTGACCTGCCCGGCGCGATCGTCATCGACCGCACGGTCCTGGAGTGGCGGCTGGACCCGGCGAGCGCCTGGCGGATCCCCGAGGCCACCGGGTACGACCTGAAGATCGTGGTGGTGTGCCGCCAGGGCTACAGCTCCAGCCTCGCGGTGGCGAGCCTGCGGGCGCTCGGTCTGCACCGGGCCACCGACGTCATCGGTGGCGTGGACGGGTGGCGGGAGGCGGGACTGCCGATGTCCGACCGCCCCGCCGACGTCCGCTACTGA
- a CDS encoding dipeptidase has product MSESDLRAAVERELPGVRADLERLVRIPGIAFDGFDHSHVERSAEAVAELLRGCGLDVKIVRSGGQPAVIGTKPAPPGAPTVLLYAHHDVQPVGDLSLWESDPFEPVERDGRLYGRGAADDKAGIMAHVAALRAFGDALPVGVVLFIEGEEEYGSDSLEQLLAEHRDEIASDVIVIADSGNWDIGVPALTTSLRGIVNCFVEVRTLDHAVHSGMFGGAVPDALTALVRLLATLHDDAGNVAVDGLVGREGAAVDYPEDRVRVEAGLAEGVQFIGTGRITDRLWTKPALAVLGVDAPATGEAPNALVPTAKAKLSVRLAPGDDPKRAYPALRAHLEKHAPWGAQVTVTFEHDGDPCVIDASGPMFDAARSAFRTAWDGTDPVDIGVGGSIPFIATFQEMFPAAAILVTGVEDPHARAHGPNESLHLGEFARVCLAEALLLRNVAGAARG; this is encoded by the coding sequence ATGTCCGAGTCCGACCTGCGGGCCGCCGTCGAGCGGGAACTGCCCGGCGTCCGCGCCGACCTCGAACGCCTCGTCCGCATCCCCGGCATCGCGTTCGACGGCTTCGACCACTCGCACGTGGAGCGGTCCGCCGAGGCGGTCGCCGAGCTGCTGCGCGGCTGCGGCCTCGACGTGAAGATCGTGCGCTCCGGCGGCCAGCCGGCCGTGATCGGGACGAAGCCCGCCCCGCCCGGCGCGCCGACGGTGCTGCTCTACGCGCACCACGACGTGCAGCCGGTCGGCGACCTGTCCCTGTGGGAGTCGGACCCGTTCGAGCCGGTGGAGCGGGACGGCCGCCTCTACGGGCGCGGCGCCGCCGACGACAAGGCGGGCATCATGGCGCACGTCGCGGCGCTGCGCGCGTTCGGTGACGCGCTCCCGGTCGGCGTGGTGCTCTTCATCGAGGGCGAGGAGGAGTACGGCTCCGACTCCCTGGAGCAACTGCTGGCCGAGCACCGGGACGAGATCGCATCCGATGTCATCGTGATCGCCGACTCCGGCAACTGGGACATCGGCGTGCCGGCGCTGACCACGTCGCTGCGCGGCATCGTGAACTGCTTCGTCGAGGTGCGGACGCTGGACCACGCCGTGCACAGCGGCATGTTCGGCGGCGCGGTGCCGGACGCGCTCACCGCGCTGGTCCGGCTGCTCGCCACCCTGCACGACGACGCGGGGAACGTCGCCGTCGACGGGCTGGTCGGCCGGGAGGGCGCCGCCGTCGACTACCCGGAGGACCGGGTCCGCGTCGAGGCCGGGCTCGCCGAGGGCGTGCAGTTCATCGGCACCGGCCGGATCACCGACCGGCTCTGGACCAAGCCGGCCCTGGCCGTGCTCGGCGTCGACGCGCCGGCCACCGGGGAGGCCCCGAACGCCCTGGTTCCGACCGCCAAGGCCAAGCTCAGCGTGCGGCTCGCGCCGGGCGACGACCCCAAGCGGGCGTACCCGGCGCTGCGCGCCCACCTGGAGAAGCATGCCCCGTGGGGCGCCCAGGTGACGGTGACGTTCGAGCACGACGGCGACCCGTGCGTCATCGACGCCTCCGGCCCGATGTTCGACGCCGCCCGCTCCGCGTTCCGCACCGCCTGGGACGGCACCGACCCGGTGGACATCGGCGTGGGCGGCTCGATCCCGTTCATCGCCACGTTCCAGGAGATGTTCCCGGCCGCCGCGATCCTGGTGACCGGTGTGGAGGACCCGCACGCCCGGGCGCACGGCCCCAACGAGAGCCTGCATCTCGGCGAGTTCGCCCGGGTCTGCCTCGCCGAGGCGCTGCTGCTGCGCAACGTGGCCGGAGCGGCCCGCGGGTGA
- a CDS encoding ATP-dependent DNA ligase produces the protein MRFLDLAATSAAVAATSGRRAKVELLADALRRLEPGEVAAGSGYLAGELRQRQTGVGWASLRDLPAPADTPTLTVAAVDAAIEDISSVRGAGSQARRRALLHGLYASATADEQRLLTGLFSGELRQGAQAGLLADAVARAAEVPVAAVRRALLLAGDLRAVAVAALDGGAAALAAFGLQVGRPLAPMLAQSAPSVDEALLATGVPAVVDVKLDGIRIQVHRSGQDIAVFTRSLDDITVRVPEVVAAVRALPARELVLDGEAIGLDAAGRPLPFQETSSRAARRTTPSTTGGSPVAPAVLAAAGTTGQTVLTPYFFDLLHLDGEDLIDRPGRERWAALAAAIDPQLLVGRVEVDGPAAAGAAFAAAVDAGQEGVVVKSPDAPYDAGRRGAAWVKVKPRHTLDLVVLAVEWGSGRRQGWLSNLHLGARDPRTGEFVMLGKTFKGLTDELLRWQTGRFLDLAVEKGDWVVRVRPEQVVEIAFDGVQSSSRYPGGMALRFARVVRYRDDKTAAEADTIDAVRAIHAGRATG, from the coding sequence GTGCGGTTCCTGGACCTGGCAGCCACCTCCGCCGCTGTCGCCGCGACCAGCGGTCGCCGCGCCAAGGTGGAGCTGCTCGCCGACGCGTTGCGGCGCCTCGAGCCGGGCGAGGTGGCGGCCGGCTCCGGCTACCTCGCCGGTGAGCTGCGGCAGCGTCAGACCGGGGTGGGCTGGGCGAGCCTGCGTGACCTGCCGGCACCGGCCGACACGCCGACGTTGACGGTGGCCGCGGTGGACGCGGCGATCGAGGACATCTCGTCGGTTCGCGGGGCGGGCTCCCAGGCCCGACGCCGCGCGCTGCTGCACGGGCTCTACGCGTCGGCGACGGCCGACGAGCAGCGGCTGCTGACCGGGCTGTTCAGCGGGGAGCTGCGCCAGGGCGCCCAGGCCGGGCTCCTCGCCGACGCGGTGGCCCGCGCCGCGGAGGTGCCGGTCGCGGCGGTCCGCCGGGCCCTGCTGCTCGCCGGTGACCTGCGCGCGGTGGCGGTGGCGGCGCTCGACGGCGGCGCGGCCGCGCTGGCCGCGTTCGGTCTCCAGGTCGGGCGTCCGCTCGCACCGATGCTGGCGCAGAGCGCCCCGTCGGTCGACGAGGCGCTCCTCGCCACCGGCGTGCCCGCCGTGGTCGACGTCAAGCTCGACGGCATCCGCATCCAGGTGCACCGCTCGGGGCAGGACATCGCCGTGTTCACCCGCAGCCTCGACGACATCACCGTCCGGGTGCCGGAGGTGGTCGCGGCGGTGCGCGCGCTGCCCGCCCGTGAGCTGGTGCTCGACGGCGAGGCCATCGGGCTGGACGCGGCCGGCCGCCCGCTGCCCTTCCAGGAGACCTCCAGTCGGGCGGCGCGCCGCACGACACCCAGCACCACCGGCGGCAGCCCGGTCGCCCCGGCCGTGCTCGCGGCCGCCGGGACGACCGGCCAGACCGTGCTCACGCCGTACTTCTTCGACCTGCTGCACCTCGACGGCGAGGACCTGATCGACCGGCCGGGCCGGGAACGGTGGGCTGCGCTGGCCGCCGCGATCGACCCGCAGCTACTGGTCGGACGGGTGGAGGTCGACGGCCCGGCGGCGGCGGGGGCGGCGTTCGCGGCCGCCGTCGACGCCGGGCAGGAGGGGGTGGTGGTGAAGTCCCCGGATGCCCCCTACGACGCCGGCCGCCGCGGTGCCGCCTGGGTCAAGGTCAAACCCCGGCACACCCTGGACCTGGTGGTCCTCGCGGTCGAGTGGGGCAGCGGCCGACGCCAGGGCTGGCTGTCGAACCTGCACCTCGGCGCGCGCGACCCCCGCACCGGGGAGTTCGTCATGCTCGGCAAGACCTTCAAGGGGCTCACCGACGAGTTGCTGCGCTGGCAGACCGGGCGTTTCCTCGACCTGGCGGTGGAGAAGGGCGACTGGGTGGTGCGGGTCCGTCCCGAGCAGGTCGTCGAGATCGCCTTCGACGGCGTGCAGAGCAGCTCCCGCTACCCGGGCGGGATGGCGCTGCGCTTCGCCCGCGTGGTGCGCTACCGGGACGACAAGACCGCGGCGGAGGCGGACACGATCGACGCGGTGCGCGCCATCCACGCCGGCCGCGCCACCGGCTGA
- a CDS encoding SURF1 family protein: MVVYRFLLTPRWLGALALTLVAAAAMVLLGNWQLDRYHERTEINERIDAGRRMTPVPLRDAVAAPVGGAGTAGQPPTDEQTWTKVTVTGRYDDSNVILVRGRSVDRTVGFEVLTPLVLADGTAVLVDRGWIPPAPGGDATAQPAVPATPAGEVTVIGRVRPGEGGSVPVARRDGKLETRRIMLPRLARELPYPVHGAYVLLDEQTPAADPAFAAIPVGYTNNWQNFGYVVQWWIFSGMTLFGYGFFARREARRRAGVAPERPADRAAEPAPA; encoded by the coding sequence GTGGTCGTGTACCGGTTCCTGCTGACGCCGCGCTGGTTGGGCGCGCTCGCGCTGACCCTGGTCGCGGCGGCGGCGATGGTGCTGCTCGGCAACTGGCAGCTGGACCGCTACCACGAGCGGACGGAGATCAACGAGCGGATCGACGCCGGCCGGCGGATGACGCCGGTGCCGCTGCGCGACGCGGTGGCCGCCCCGGTCGGGGGCGCCGGCACCGCCGGGCAGCCGCCCACCGACGAGCAGACCTGGACGAAGGTCACCGTCACCGGCCGCTACGACGACTCGAACGTGATCCTGGTCCGGGGCCGCTCGGTGGACCGTACGGTCGGCTTCGAGGTGCTCACCCCGCTGGTCCTGGCCGACGGCACCGCCGTCCTGGTGGACCGCGGCTGGATCCCGCCCGCACCCGGGGGCGACGCGACCGCTCAGCCGGCGGTGCCGGCGACGCCCGCCGGTGAGGTGACCGTGATCGGCCGGGTCCGTCCCGGCGAGGGCGGCTCCGTCCCGGTCGCCCGGCGCGACGGCAAGCTCGAGACGCGCCGCATCATGCTGCCCCGGCTGGCCCGCGAGCTGCCCTACCCGGTGCACGGGGCGTACGTGCTGCTCGACGAGCAGACCCCGGCGGCCGATCCGGCCTTCGCGGCGATCCCCGTCGGCTACACGAACAACTGGCAGAACTTCGGCTACGTCGTGCAGTGGTGGATCTTCTCCGGCATGACCCTGTTCGGCTACGGCTTCTTCGCGCGGCGGGAGGCCCGCCGCCGCGCCGGTGTGGCGCCGGAGCGACCCGCCGACCGCGCGGCCGAACCCGCGCCGGCCTGA